The Bdellovibrio bacteriovorus W nucleotide sequence AAACTTGGGACTTTTCTTCAGCCCAGGTAAATACTCTTTCTCCGCAGTCGATTCAGCTGATTAAAGGTTTAGACTCTGATCTTAAAGTTTACTTTTTTTATAAAAAGGGCGTTGAAGGCAACGAAGAAAATCGCCGTCTTTTTAGAGAGCTCATTAAGAAGTACCAAGACGAAACGACAAAAATTCAATTAGATTTCGTAGAGGTGAACGAACGTCCCGACCTAGCTCAGGATTTCGGCGTGGACAAGGGGAGTGGTGTCGTATTTTTAGATTTTAAAGGACGCCGCAGTCGCATTGAGAAGATCGACGAGCAAGAGTTTACAAGCGCGCTCGTAAAAGTGACACGTGAATCTGTAAAAACGATTTACTTCACAATCGGTCACGGAGAACCATCTTTGAATGAAACTCGTGAAGGGTTAGGATTAGGTTCTTTAAAATCACTTTTAGAGAACAATCGGTACAGTGTTAAAGATTGGGCTATCACTCAGAATCCTCATATTCCGCAGGATGCGGATGTGATCTTTGTGGTAGGTCCCACGCAAGGTTTTCAAAAGTTTGAGATTGAGTTGCTTGAAAAGTATTTAAGCGCGGGTGGTAGCCTTGTGCTGGCTTTAGAGTCTCAAAGCACTGTGGGATTAGAAGCCTTAGCAGAAAAAGTAGGGTTAGGATTCCAAAATAATTTTGTATTCAACGTTGTAGAAACAGCCTTGGGTCGTGCGATCAATCAGGGACCGACTGTGGGGGCTGTTTTTTCTGAGAGCAATAAGATCACAAAAAACTTCAGCCGTGGCGAGGTGACGATTTTTAGATTCCCGCAAGGGATTTCTAGAAAGTCGGCAGCACCTGAAGGTGTTATTGTTGATGATATCGTTCGCACAACACCGAGCGCTGTGGCTAGCAATACTCGAACGGCAACAGGTGGAGAAGGAGCTGAAGGGTCTTTCACGCTTGTTTCTGAAGTGACTGGGGTTTGGCCTCAGTCTAAGGGAGATAAAAATTTCTCGTTGATTATGGCGGGAGACATGGATTTTCTCTCAAACCAAATGCTGTATCAGAATATGAATCGCGATCTAGTTCTTAACTTTACAGCGGCTTTGGCTAAAGAAGAAAATCTTATCAGTATTATTCCTAAAGATCCGCAGGCGACAGAGTTATTTTTGACCGAGACAAAATTCAACCTCTTTCTTTTTGGCTTTATTATCCCATTGCCCTTAATCCTTTTAGGCACCGCTACAGGTATTTGGTTAAGAAGGAGGAACGCTTAATGAAACTCAAAGGGCGCAATGTCTTAATACTTTGTCTTTTGGTTCTTGGAGCTTACACAGCCTACGATATTTGGAAAGACGAACAAAAAGAGAAGAAGAAGCTGACGGAAACTCAACTCATGACTTTAAATTATGAGCAGATTCATAAGCTTTCAATTAAGCGCCCCCATGATCAAGTTTTATTAGAGAGAGACGAGACGGGGTGGAAAGTCAAAGAACCCCTCCAAGACAGTGCAGATAGCAATGATGTCGAAGACTTTATTAAATCCATGGTTACCGAGAGAATCTTTGATGTGGCAAAAGAAGGCGACATTGACTGGGCTCTTTATGGTTTAAGCACTCCAATTGGAACTTTGACTTTAGAGACGAACACCGGAGCTACGCAAAGTTTCACGGTGGCTGATAAAGTAAACTTTGAAGACAAAGCGTTTTTAAGGCGTGATCAGGAGGAACGAGTTCTGCTCGTAAATTCACTCTGGCAAAACCGCGTTCGTAAGACGGCGATTGATTTTCGTCAAAGACGTATCCTAAGAGCAAATTTAGCTTCTGTGGACGAAATGAAAATTAAAAATAAATCGGGTGAGATTTTTCTTCAAAGGGTCGATGGACATTGGATTAATGGTAAAAATAAAAAACAAACCCTTGATCAAAATAAAGTCCGCGAGTTTTTGACAGATTTCTCTGAAGCTCGTGCTGATGAAATCTATGATAAATCCCAAGCCAAAAATCAGACCCTCAAAGATCTATTTAGCGCTGAATTACGCATGGATGATAAAAAGTGGTCAGCCCTGATTCAACAAGATAAGAGTTTTAAAATCTTTGCTCTGATATCAGAACCAAGTTTTTTTATGCGCATGGAGCCCGGAGCGTTAGATAGATTTATCAACGCGAAAATCTCTGAGTTAGAGCCGGATAAGGTGGAAACTCAAGAACCTCAGGACTCTGATGAAGAAATGCTAGACGATCATCAACATTGATCGGCACAATCTTAATAGATCAGTATTAAAAGGAAATTCATGGAAAAAATCGTGGTGAAATCACCGACACGAGTGGACTTAGCAGGCGGCACTTTAGATTTATGGCCGCTTTTCTTATTTGTTGGTGGGGCCACCACTGTGAATGTGGCGATTGATATCTATACCAATGTTGAAATTGAGCCTTTGAGCGATTCCCGAGTGATTTTAGACTCGGTAGATCTGAAGTTGCGCAAAGAGTATAAGAATTTGCAGGAGGCTTTGGCGGATACGGATTCACGCATGATATTATTGCAGACTCAGCTTCGCTACTGGAAGCCAGAGCAAGGGTTTGTTTTGAAAACCTCTTCACAGAGCCCTGTTGGTGGTGGTTTGGGGGGCAGTTCTTCACTGACGATAGGTTTGATGAAAGCTTTTTCAATTTTTTGTAAAAGGCCTTTTAAAGACTCCCATCACATCGTCAATGTAGCTCACAATATCGAGGCTGAGATTTTAAACACACCGACGGGGACGCAGGATTATTATCCGGCATACTCTGGTGGAATAAATGTTTTGAAGTATAACTATGATGGAATCACGCAAGAGATCTTAACGGACGGTATTGAAGAACTGCGTAGTCATTTCATGCTTGTTTATACAGGAAGACCTCACCATTCAGGTTTGAATAATTTTGAGGTTATGAAGTCCGCAGTGGCTAAAGACCCCGAAGTTGTAGAGGCGCTGAAAGATCTGGCGCAAGTAGCTTTGGAAGTGGAATCTGCAATTCGTAAGAAAAACTGGACGCTTTTAGGCGGCCTCTTCAGACGCGAATATGCGGCAAGAATCCGTTTAACCCCTGAGTTTTCCAGTCCTGAGATCGAAAAGCTTGCGGAACTCTCTTTGCAGAATGGGGCAGAGGCTGTTAAAATTTGTGGAGCTGGGGGAGGAGGCTGTGTCCTTGTTTGGTGTCCTCCAGAAAAACAAAGAGGAGTGGCTGAAGAATGCCAAAAAGCCGGCTTTCAGGTGATGGACGCAAAACCCGTCGATCCACTGCAAAACCAGAATTAGAATCCACGGACTTTGGAGATGCAAAAGCTCATCCAGGTCCGGTGCATCGATTCGTTGGGCTGTCTCTTGGTGGCGGTAAGACGGATAAAGCTTGTCTTGCGGTTTTAGAATACTATCCAAAGCACAAAAAAGTTTTTCTTTCTCGCCTTGTCGAAAAAATCAAAACTGAAGGAGACGTATCTGGAGATGCTTTCATCGTTCATGAGGTGCGCTCTCTGCAAAATGTTGAGTCCGTTTCTTTTGATGTTCCCTATCGTCTTCCTCAATGTTTGAACTGCGTTCCTGGTTGTGACGGTATGGAAAACTGTCCCGCCGAGCATATCCAGTGGATGTGGAAGCACACAGAAAAACATCTCAAAGGCAAAAGGCCCAAGAAGTTATTCACCCCATATACTCAGCGCTGCGTAGAGCTTTATGTAAATACAGAGCTCGAAGAAAAGTTCTCTATGCAACACGCTATGGGCTCTAACGTGGCACCGCTTTTAGCGCGTGCCATGTATTTAAAAAATAAACTTCAATTACCCACTCTTGAGATATATCCGAAGCTTTCTGTGTGGAGAGTGGGGCGATCGTTAGATGTTATGAAAAGTCATCTACGCTTTCACAAGCATTCCATTGGTGGGGATGCCAGTCGAAAAGAGATACTGCAAGCTTTGAATGAACACAGTGTGGCCTTTGTGTATAGTGAAGACATCAAGTTGATGATTGAAAACAACCATGCTTTTGAAGCTTTTATCTGTGCGCTTACGGGTTTTTTAGAATATCAAGGGGTCACAGAGCCTCGACCAAAAGGGTTTCCAAAATCAGAAGACTGGATCAGCTTTCCTCAACAAAACCTTAAGTGGAATTTTTTCTAGAACCTAATTACCGATGACAGACTTCAAGAGCTGCTAAGAATTTTTTGCGGTGAACGCTATTCTGTGGTCCGGTGAAGGCTTGGATATGTTCACCGTCAGGGAGTTGTAAAAACTCTTTGGGCGCCTTTGCCGCATTGAAAACATCTTCACCATTTTCAAAAGTAACTACACGATCCGTTTGACTATGTATGACCATGAGGGGAGTCGGAGAGATTTCTGCTATATGATCGCCTGCGGAATATTTATCGCTAACAAGAAGATATCCCAAGGGTTGCAGAGCCCAAGTTATAGGATTTTTTGCCAAAGTTCTCTGTGCTACTTTTTTATAAGATTTAAAGGTGCTTTCTACAGTCACTAAGCAAATAGATTGCTTGTGCTTGGCTGCTGTATAAAGTGCGATATTTCCTCCAAGGCTCTGTCCAAAGATAGCCACAG carries:
- a CDS encoding putative phospholipase/carboxylesterase (COG1073 Hydrolases of the alpha/beta superfamily) — protein: MGKRFIRSLLTLCLPLMLVGCSHLFYHPTRYIYVDPKKLTPPPEQVEIPFRDGKIVAWYFKPIDREPKANILFFHGNAQNISSHFFSLFWIIKEGYGFLIFDYPGYGGSSGEPTPESTTASGDQALQWLLASHPKTPVAIFGQSLGGNIALYTAAKHKQSICLVTVESTFKSYKKVAQRTLAKNPITWALQPLGYLLVSDKYSAGDHIAEISPTPLMVIHSQTDRVVTFENGEDVFNAAKAPKEFLQLPDGEHIQAFTGPQNSVHRKKFLAALEVCHR
- a CDS encoding ABC-type transport system involved in gliding motility (COG3225 ABC-type uncharacterized transport system involved in gliding motility, auxiliary component), which encodes MTKIGKINFLISGISLVCMAIARYLIGEWVPFTWLCLAFAVITFIFGCFKERSFLKEFFSMKTTKEGMSMGTLIVLLIAILVIVNYLGVKYYKTWDFSSAQVNTLSPQSIQLIKGLDSDLKVYFFYKKGVEGNEENRRLFRELIKKYQDETTKIQLDFVEVNERPDLAQDFGVDKGSGVVFLDFKGRRSRIEKIDEQEFTSALVKVTRESVKTIYFTIGHGEPSLNETREGLGLGSLKSLLENNRYSVKDWAITQNPHIPQDADVIFVVGPTQGFQKFEIELLEKYLSAGGSLVLALESQSTVGLEALAEKVGLGFQNNFVFNVVETALGRAINQGPTVGAVFSESNKITKNFSRGEVTIFRFPQGISRKSAAPEGVIVDDIVRTTPSAVASNTRTATGGEGAEGSFTLVSEVTGVWPQSKGDKNFSLIMAGDMDFLSNQMLYQNMNRDLVLNFTAALAKEENLISIIPKDPQATELFLTETKFNLFLFGFIIPLPLILLGTATGIWLRRRNA
- a CDS encoding galactokinase (COG2605 Predicted kinase related to galactokinase and mevalonate kinase), giving the protein MEKIVVKSPTRVDLAGGTLDLWPLFLFVGGATTVNVAIDIYTNVEIEPLSDSRVILDSVDLKLRKEYKNLQEALADTDSRMILLQTQLRYWKPEQGFVLKTSSQSPVGGGLGGSSSLTIGLMKAFSIFCKRPFKDSHHIVNVAHNIEAEILNTPTGTQDYYPAYSGGINVLKYNYDGITQEILTDGIEELRSHFMLVYTGRPHHSGLNNFEVMKSAVAKDPEVVEALKDLAQVALEVESAIRKKNWTLLGGLFRREYAARIRLTPEFSSPEIEKLAELSLQNGAEAVKICGAGGGGCVLVWCPPEKQRGVAEECQKAGFQVMDAKPVDPLQNQN